One window of Cystobacter fuscus DSM 2262 genomic DNA carries:
- a CDS encoding SagB/ThcOx family dehydrogenase, with the protein MDTLAGLASSPEQLTREEDIETAKSFGLLRARGSWLEWARWAREAGEGPAFDLAAFQSLRGVVQFLDYSEKTVFMNDRSRMDAYLQCEQPPPIAKTYPNAPRLLLHHPSLGEPFDRAGKLGVLLFWSFGRLRQATFLDVLTMQFKPVPSLGARHPLEAYVCVAEGACIPEGTYHYDPIAHALEQLDTRADVPFEAGQVLLTVSVIFERFQWRYRDKWIYKDLFHEIGHVQGNLHLVADEYSLKLEPRDDLHLMQDSERLVEEPYASFLVLGLQGDLGE; encoded by the coding sequence TTGGACACTCTCGCGGGGCTCGCCTCCAGCCCGGAGCAACTCACGCGGGAAGAGGACATCGAGACCGCCAAGTCTTTTGGGCTTCTCCGCGCGCGCGGCTCCTGGCTGGAGTGGGCACGTTGGGCTCGGGAAGCCGGAGAGGGGCCTGCGTTCGACCTCGCGGCGTTCCAATCGCTGCGCGGAGTGGTCCAGTTCCTCGACTACTCCGAGAAGACGGTCTTCATGAACGATCGCTCGAGGATGGACGCGTACCTCCAGTGCGAGCAGCCTCCGCCAATAGCAAAAACCTATCCGAACGCGCCCCGGCTGCTGCTGCACCACCCATCGCTAGGAGAGCCGTTCGACCGCGCGGGCAAGCTGGGGGTCCTGCTTTTCTGGTCCTTCGGGCGGCTTCGCCAGGCGACCTTCCTCGACGTCCTGACCATGCAGTTCAAGCCGGTGCCATCGCTGGGCGCTCGACACCCGCTTGAGGCTTATGTGTGCGTGGCGGAGGGGGCATGCATCCCGGAGGGCACCTACCACTATGATCCGATCGCTCACGCCCTGGAGCAGCTCGACACGAGAGCCGACGTGCCGTTCGAAGCCGGCCAAGTGTTGCTCACCGTCTCGGTGATCTTCGAGCGCTTCCAATGGCGCTACCGCGACAAATGGATCTACAAGGACCTCTTCCATGAGATCGGTCACGTCCAGGGCAACCTCCACCTCGTGGCCGATGAGTACAGTCTGAAGCTCGAACCGCGCGATGACCTCCACCTGATGCAGGACTCCGAGCGGCTTGTCGAAGAGCCCTACGCCTCCTTTCTCGTGCTGGGCCTTCAGGGAGACCTCGGCGAATGA
- a CDS encoding JmjC domain-containing protein, whose amino-acid sequence MTLDFVRFFRSAPRWRPERRNVESEATELREILAPITIEQFAAEYLGKQALFVRGQAEKFKRLLDMDSLRRALYIGSQHKPRGFDMRANFERGLNAKKSAFIDASYEEIGPLLEAGATLCITNLHLVDPFLAAVVRRVKVDLGFSGRVGFNCYLSASGGGFYTHYDARTAMSLQIEGEKTWSYAPRPALAFPQRNASYALNGGAVQASKIVDAFVPIEPWETVIPIPENEFLSETLRPGDLLSLPAGTWHAAKAGEHSLALNLYFQHADFLGLVRDVIEPMLRQHESWRSGAPPAPNRPERLPGNVLSYFQSRLAELRDAIDRLSAEGPELEEMWRRLITLDDLASDESALAPAEVPPVDEEQMFRVRRDYPMMVYEKPDGGGEPSAHLLHGSTLLSLSIEALPILRRLAAVTKFRAREVLEWNAGTSSPAWADVADLLGLLYTHRVIERVPDVA is encoded by the coding sequence ATGACCCTCGACTTCGTTCGATTTTTTCGCAGTGCTCCCCGCTGGCGCCCCGAGCGCCGTAACGTCGAATCTGAAGCAACGGAACTTCGGGAGATTCTCGCGCCGATCACGATCGAGCAGTTCGCCGCCGAGTACCTCGGGAAGCAGGCCCTGTTCGTGCGCGGGCAGGCGGAAAAGTTCAAGAGGCTGCTCGACATGGATTCGCTTCGACGCGCGCTCTACATCGGCAGCCAGCATAAGCCCCGCGGCTTCGACATGCGTGCGAACTTCGAACGTGGACTTAACGCGAAGAAAAGCGCGTTCATTGATGCCTCCTACGAGGAGATCGGCCCACTGCTTGAGGCTGGCGCGACCCTCTGCATCACCAACCTCCACCTAGTCGACCCGTTCCTGGCGGCGGTAGTGCGTCGAGTGAAGGTGGATCTCGGCTTCTCGGGCCGCGTGGGCTTCAATTGCTATCTCTCCGCCAGTGGCGGTGGCTTCTATACACATTACGACGCACGCACCGCGATGTCGCTCCAGATCGAGGGAGAGAAGACCTGGTCATACGCTCCCCGCCCGGCGCTCGCATTTCCGCAGCGCAATGCCAGCTATGCGCTCAACGGTGGCGCGGTCCAGGCCTCGAAGATCGTAGACGCTTTCGTGCCCATCGAGCCATGGGAGACGGTGATCCCGATCCCTGAGAACGAGTTTCTTTCCGAAACACTACGCCCAGGCGACCTGCTCTCCCTGCCGGCGGGGACGTGGCATGCCGCCAAGGCGGGTGAGCACTCGCTGGCATTGAACCTCTACTTCCAGCACGCGGACTTCCTGGGGCTGGTGCGTGACGTGATTGAGCCAATGCTCAGGCAGCACGAGAGCTGGCGAAGCGGAGCCCCTCCGGCGCCCAACCGCCCCGAGCGGCTACCCGGAAACGTCCTCTCCTACTTCCAGAGCCGACTTGCGGAGCTTCGGGACGCCATCGATCGCCTCTCCGCGGAAGGGCCTGAGCTCGAGGAAATGTGGCGTCGCCTTATCACCCTCGACGACCTCGCGTCCGATGAAAGCGCCCTAGCACCTGCCGAAGTACCGCCAGTGGACGAGGAGCAGATGTTCCGGGTTCGTCGCGACTACCCGATGATGGTCTACGAGAAGCCGGATGGGGGCGGCGAGCCGTCCGCGCACCTCCTCCATGGCTCCACGCTGCTCAGCCTCTCCATCGAGGCGCTGCCAATCCTCCGACGGCTCGCGGCGGTCACAAAGTTCCGCGCGCGCGAGGTGTTGGAGTGGAACGCGGGTACTTCCAGTCCTGCCTGGGCAGACGTCGCGGACCTGCTCGGCCTCCTCTACACGCATCGTGTCATCGAGCGAGTACCCGATGTGGCCTGA
- a CDS encoding DUF6817 domain-containing protein, giving the protein MWPDDRQVLIDPTVDIASTIEGHPVIIGAQGSSILEGLPRDVLGAISELARSPVSWGMLRAELSKRCAGLPTDELLEALAPLLLVTEEEARSRRPSWLRVERPAEPISVAGDGPLARELARAYGLDPIPIENLQQGGAGLALVVLDGCTLGRCFEEERRVRASQISALFIVPTARGIVLGPRLERGQGEPLAAVLEETVFPGLGPLATHPDTERLRTAAVGAPGGAWLERLIDEVSLRLGCPKGSADPGIALVNEPATGRRGRHSYDASRFVWREDDLASLEVLNRPGKEGFEDARVPMLASALAERGSDRFQHSVGTFRDHLLGTGRILRGWRQRSEICRAGMFHSAYSTQFFREHLFAPWERETVRELIGETAEALVFLFCTVDRFRLTAEVAKRHTLDGGLILHNLHTEQQQRFSPRVVAALLVVEMANLAEQVAYRDRAPGLWMSKVSHFGRVIRSHLYAVPPVFDHCSAVLTPEEEKAALATYAQAHTGAPGEEKHLRETVALNPWVGEPHIRLVRLCAARGEHLKAEGHARRGAALLTAWGTPWDKSLHLDQWLVAAAASAG; this is encoded by the coding sequence ATGTGGCCTGACGATCGGCAAGTGTTGATCGACCCGACGGTCGACATTGCGTCGACCATCGAGGGGCACCCCGTCATCATCGGAGCGCAAGGGAGTTCGATTCTTGAAGGGCTGCCGCGCGATGTGCTCGGCGCGATCAGCGAACTCGCGCGCTCTCCGGTGAGTTGGGGGATGCTACGTGCGGAGCTGAGCAAGCGCTGTGCGGGACTCCCTACCGACGAACTACTCGAGGCTCTTGCTCCGCTGCTCCTCGTAACAGAGGAGGAGGCGCGCAGCAGGCGGCCTTCGTGGCTTCGCGTTGAGCGCCCAGCCGAGCCTATCTCGGTTGCCGGCGATGGACCCCTCGCGCGCGAGCTTGCGCGCGCCTACGGACTTGACCCCATCCCAATAGAGAATCTTCAGCAGGGGGGGGCTGGACTGGCGCTTGTCGTTCTCGATGGTTGCACGCTTGGAAGGTGTTTCGAGGAAGAGCGCCGGGTACGCGCATCGCAGATATCGGCCCTTTTCATCGTGCCGACGGCCAGAGGCATCGTCCTTGGCCCGCGGCTCGAAAGGGGGCAGGGCGAGCCGCTCGCGGCGGTCCTCGAGGAGACTGTCTTTCCGGGACTGGGGCCGCTCGCGACGCATCCTGATACAGAGAGGCTCCGCACTGCGGCCGTCGGCGCTCCAGGAGGTGCGTGGCTTGAACGGCTCATCGATGAGGTCTCGTTGCGACTTGGGTGTCCCAAAGGATCCGCCGACCCAGGGATCGCGTTGGTCAATGAGCCGGCCACCGGACGGCGTGGCCGACATTCATACGACGCCTCGCGCTTTGTCTGGCGCGAGGATGATTTGGCATCGCTCGAAGTCTTGAATCGCCCGGGAAAGGAGGGGTTCGAGGACGCCCGTGTCCCGATGCTGGCTTCTGCGCTCGCGGAGCGCGGCTCTGATCGCTTCCAGCACTCGGTGGGCACCTTCCGCGACCATCTGCTCGGCACCGGGAGAATTCTCCGCGGCTGGCGGCAGCGTTCCGAAATCTGCCGGGCAGGCATGTTTCACAGCGCCTACTCCACCCAGTTCTTCCGCGAGCACCTGTTCGCCCCCTGGGAACGGGAGACGGTACGCGAACTCATCGGCGAGACGGCCGAGGCGCTGGTATTCCTGTTCTGCACTGTTGATCGGTTTCGGCTGACGGCGGAGGTCGCCAAGCGTCACACGCTCGATGGTGGCTTAATACTCCACAACCTGCACACCGAGCAGCAGCAGCGCTTCAGCCCGCGGGTGGTCGCGGCCCTCTTGGTGGTCGAGATGGCGAACCTGGCCGAGCAGGTGGCGTATCGCGACCGCGCGCCGGGCCTCTGGATGTCCAAAGTGTCGCACTTCGGCCGTGTCATTCGCAGTCACCTGTACGCGGTACCACCGGTATTCGACCATTGCAGCGCAGTACTGACTCCCGAAGAGGAGAAGGCCGCGCTCGCCACGTATGCGCAAGCGCACACCGGCGCACCAGGAGAGGAAAAGCACCTCCGTGAGACCGTGGCCCTGAATCCATGGGTCGGAGAGCCGCACATCCGCCTTGTGCGCCTGTGCGCGGCCCGCGGAGAACACCTCAAAGCCGAGGGCCATGCCCGTCGAGGCGCGGCGCTCCTGACGGCGTGGGGAACGCCCTGGGACAAGAGCCTTCACCTCGACCAGTGGCTGGTTGCCGCGGCAGCTTCGGCGGGGTGA
- a CDS encoding YcaO-like family protein — protein MERTTLAGLDIEAPCVRCAQLWLPLESMDLEVDPDHLANPLPRVPRIWLRDPDGIEFSRPYLPHPECSRHLEHRERVDGASDLLRYLTPGPLGPIKARNVEGGPQGPYVSVAIMDRPRQVSAAFQPLVGAGVAFVRAEAELKASIEALERFSLFLRPRAPIVYHTKDTRSGQTIHDARLSPGLDRWWVEARGRRTGDVKLVPLELINPAVPPPEPGIRGSSTGLAVHPDAQAAFRAGCLEFLERAALATLWAAQLKFLLRPRALTGPGAEWIEPLERLGFDVELSMEQPIPGVHVAVAFGRSRAESAPSLVVCSGAGCSPSEAIASALRELYGHCTQALRSRTERPRDGLPTPFDHLLFYLNPANADGLLRDWGYHQAERGDHLENTVECELEDILEAAHVEAYVLDRGNLLTDFLGLHALHTILPALRILERDTGGPRPWPTPFG, from the coding sequence ATGGAACGAACGACACTGGCCGGCCTTGATATCGAAGCGCCATGCGTGCGGTGTGCGCAGCTCTGGTTGCCGCTCGAATCCATGGACCTCGAGGTGGACCCCGACCACCTTGCGAATCCACTACCGCGCGTCCCCCGTATATGGCTGAGGGACCCAGACGGAATAGAGTTCTCCCGCCCGTACCTCCCGCACCCCGAGTGTTCGCGGCATCTTGAGCATCGTGAGAGGGTGGATGGGGCCTCCGACCTGCTGCGATACCTGACGCCAGGCCCGCTCGGCCCCATCAAGGCGCGCAACGTCGAGGGGGGCCCTCAAGGTCCTTACGTTTCGGTGGCCATCATGGACCGACCGAGGCAGGTCTCCGCCGCATTCCAGCCGCTCGTCGGCGCGGGGGTCGCGTTCGTGCGGGCGGAAGCCGAGCTCAAAGCAAGCATCGAGGCCCTCGAGCGCTTCTCTCTGTTCTTACGACCGAGGGCGCCCATCGTGTACCACACGAAGGACACCCGATCGGGCCAGACCATCCACGATGCGCGGCTGTCGCCGGGCCTCGACCGCTGGTGGGTGGAGGCGCGCGGTCGCCGCACCGGGGACGTCAAACTCGTGCCGCTCGAACTCATCAACCCCGCCGTACCTCCTCCTGAGCCTGGCATCCGGGGGAGCAGCACGGGGCTGGCGGTCCATCCCGATGCACAAGCCGCGTTTCGAGCGGGTTGTCTCGAGTTTCTCGAGCGAGCAGCCCTGGCAACGCTGTGGGCCGCACAATTGAAGTTCCTTCTGCGGCCGCGAGCGCTGACAGGTCCCGGCGCGGAGTGGATTGAACCTCTCGAACGGTTAGGCTTCGACGTCGAACTCTCGATGGAGCAACCAATACCGGGGGTGCACGTGGCGGTGGCCTTCGGTCGCAGCAGGGCCGAGTCGGCTCCATCGCTCGTGGTCTGCTCGGGCGCCGGTTGCTCACCTTCGGAGGCGATCGCCAGTGCGCTCCGTGAGCTCTACGGACACTGCACCCAGGCGTTGCGCAGCAGGACGGAGCGGCCCCGCGACGGATTGCCGACGCCGTTCGACCATCTGCTTTTCTACCTGAACCCGGCAAATGCTGATGGGCTGCTGCGCGACTGGGGATACCACCAAGCCGAGCGCGGAGACCATCTTGAGAACACAGTCGAGTGCGAACTCGAAGATATTCTCGAGGCGGCGCACGTCGAGGCCTATGTCCTCGACCGCGGCAACCTCCTGACTGATTTCCTGGGGCTCCACGCGCTCCACACCATCCTGCCTGCGTTGCGCATCCTTGAGCGCGACACTGGAGGGCCGCGTCCGTGGCCGACTCCATTCGGGTAG